The Armatimonadota bacterium region GCCACGGCGGTGGCCAGTTCGATGTCGAGGACTTGGCGGTTGCGCTGCTGCGATTCGAGGGGGGAAAAGCGATCCAGGTCGAGGTCAGTTGGGCCACCTACATCGAGCGCGACCGCACCTTTCTCGACCTCTACGGCATGGACGGGGGGGCGAGCCTGGAGCCGCAGCTTCGCATCTTCACCGAGAAGCACGGCGCGCAAGTGGACCTGGCGCCGTCCTTCCCCAAGCTCTCGGGGCACGAGATGGAGGTCATCCACTTCGTGGACTGCCTGCGCGGGCGCGCCGAGCCCATCGCCCCTGGCGAAGACGGTCTCGCCGTCACTCACATGCTCGATGCCATCTACCGCTCCGCCAAGCTGGGCAAGGAGGTGGCGGTCGGGGGGTAAGAAGCGCGGTCAGTCAGGAAACCTGCGCCAGATCCGACGGACTGTAGCGAGTCAAGTCGGGGATGTGATCGAAGCCGCCGTCGGCAGATGCCAAGGCAGTAAGGCCGTACTTGCGCATCGCGGCCACGATGAGGGAATCGTTTGTGAGCAGCCCGTGCGCGGCGCGCTCGCGATGCGCCCTGTGGAGCGACGCTTCATCCACTGGCAGCACGATTACATTCATGCGTAAGATGCTCAGCGTCTGTGTCCAATATCGGCTCAGACGCTTCACCTCGCAAACGCGGTTCTCAAGCAGGGAATAGTTCTCTCTTCCTATGATGCCCACATGGCAGGCTTCGGCTAGCATTAGCTTGTGCGTTGCCTCGTTGACGACGTGGATGCTGGTTACGCCTGCAATATCCCCTATTGCACACCTCTGCAATAGGTCAAGGCACTCGGCAGATCGCTCAAGCAGACCATTTACGAAGACGTTGGTATCAAGGAAGACGTCGCTGCCAGAAGGGAGTCGCTCCAACCGCAACGGCTGGCAACTTACATGTCCTCCAAGTCGCGATCTTCCGCTATCCATCG contains the following coding sequences:
- a CDS encoding Gfo/Idh/MocA family oxidoreductase; its protein translation is LRRSGIPRGWFGTMAMAGGGPLIDLGVHMLDLAWFLMGKPKPLRASGVTYSALGSRGRGMGTWGVGHGGGQFDVEDLAVALLRFEGGKAIQVEVSWATYIERDRTFLDLYGMDGGASLEPQLRIFTEKHGAQVDLAPSFPKLSGHEMEVIHFVDCLRGRAEPIAPGEDGLAVTHMLDAIYRSAKLGKEVAVGG
- a CDS encoding PIN domain-containing protein, with the translated sequence MDSGRSRLGGHVSCQPLRLERLPSGSDVFLDTNVFVNGLLERSAECLDLLQRCAIGDIAGVTSIHVVNEATHKLMLAEACHVGIIGRENYSLLENRVCEVKRLSRYWTQTLSILRMNVIVLPVDEASLHRAHRERAAHGLLTNDSLIVAAMRKYGLTALASADGGFDHIPDLTRYSPSDLAQVS